One Chromobacterium paludis genomic window carries:
- the tldD gene encoding metalloprotease TldD, which translates to MQDAFTIANDLLLKPYGLDEAALARTLGHMRHHAIDYADLYFQYTRNEGWHLEEGIVKSGSFSIDQGVGVRAVAGDKTAFAYSDAINQDALTRAAEAVRAIGNAGGDGSAGAVEKRKPQSLYPSIDPCHSLEAAEKVALLEKVEKLAKAMDPRVIQVMAGLAMEYDVVYVARHDGVRAADVRPLVRLSVMVIAEQNGRREQGSAGGGGRFDLAYFDDGVVERYVREAVKQALVNLDARPAPAGQMTVVLGPGWPGVLLHEAIGHGLEGDFNRKGTSAFSGKLGQRVAAPGVTVVDDGVMGGRRGALAIDDEGNPTQRTVLIEDGILKGYMQDAMNSRLMGVASTGNGRRESYASIPMPRMTNTYMLAGQRDPQEIIASVKDGLYAVNFGGGQVDITSGKFVFSASEAWRIENGKLTYPVKGATLIGSGPEVLNYVSMMGNDLQLDQGVGVCGKEGQSVPVGVGQPTLRIDGGLTVGGTGG; encoded by the coding sequence ATGCAAGACGCCTTCACCATCGCCAATGATCTGCTGCTCAAACCCTATGGGCTGGACGAAGCCGCGCTGGCCCGCACGCTGGGCCATATGCGCCACCACGCCATCGACTACGCCGATCTCTACTTCCAGTACACCCGCAACGAGGGTTGGCATCTGGAGGAGGGCATCGTCAAGTCGGGCAGTTTCAGCATCGACCAGGGGGTGGGCGTGCGCGCCGTTGCCGGCGACAAGACGGCTTTCGCCTATTCCGACGCCATCAACCAGGACGCGCTGACTCGCGCCGCCGAGGCGGTGCGCGCCATCGGCAATGCCGGCGGCGACGGCAGCGCCGGCGCGGTGGAGAAGCGCAAGCCGCAGTCGCTGTATCCGTCCATCGACCCCTGTCACAGCCTGGAGGCCGCGGAGAAAGTGGCGCTGCTGGAGAAAGTGGAGAAGCTGGCCAAGGCCATGGATCCGCGCGTGATCCAGGTGATGGCCGGCCTGGCCATGGAGTACGACGTGGTCTATGTGGCCCGTCACGATGGCGTGCGCGCCGCCGACGTGCGGCCGCTGGTGCGGCTGTCGGTCATGGTGATCGCGGAGCAGAATGGCCGGCGCGAGCAAGGCTCGGCCGGCGGCGGCGGCCGTTTTGACCTGGCCTATTTCGATGACGGCGTGGTGGAGCGCTATGTGCGCGAGGCGGTGAAGCAGGCGCTGGTGAATCTGGACGCGCGGCCGGCGCCGGCCGGCCAAATGACGGTGGTGCTGGGGCCGGGCTGGCCCGGCGTGCTGCTGCACGAGGCCATAGGCCACGGACTGGAAGGCGACTTCAACCGCAAGGGCACCTCGGCCTTCTCCGGCAAGCTGGGCCAGCGCGTGGCCGCGCCGGGCGTCACCGTGGTGGACGACGGCGTGATGGGCGGCCGCCGCGGCGCGCTGGCGATAGACGACGAGGGCAATCCGACGCAGCGCACGGTGCTGATCGAGGACGGCATCCTCAAAGGCTATATGCAGGACGCGATGAACTCGCGGCTGATGGGCGTGGCCTCCACCGGCAATGGCCGCCGCGAGTCCTACGCCAGCATTCCGATGCCGCGCATGACCAATACCTATATGCTGGCCGGCCAGCGCGATCCGCAGGAGATCATCGCCTCGGTCAAGGATGGTCTGTACGCGGTGAATTTCGGCGGCGGCCAGGTGGACATCACCAGCGGCAAGTTCGTGTTCTCCGCCTCTGAGGCCTGGCGCATCGAGAACGGCAAGCTGACCTACCCGGTCAAGGGCGCCACGCTGATAGGCAGCGGCCCGGAAGTGCTGAATTACGTGTCCATGATGGGCAATGACTTGCAGCTCGATCAGGGCGTGGGCGTTTGCGGCAAGGAAGGCCAGAGCGTGCCGGTGGGCGTGGGCCAGCCCACGCTGCGCATAGACGGCGGCCTGACCGTGGGCGGCACCGGCGGTTAA